Proteins from a genomic interval of Granulicella sp. L56:
- a CDS encoding phosphoribosylaminoimidazolesuccinocarboxamide synthase, which produces MSQALLQTSLGDLPLVARGKVRDIYDLGSQQLLFVATDRISAFDHVLATGITDKGRILTQLSLFWFDLLKDIVKNHLITADTTQFPSSCQPYLDQLTGRSMLVKRAEMFPVECVVRGYISGSGWKDYRQTGSICGIKLPTGLRESDKLPEPIFTPAAKNNVGHDENISFEKMVDTIGQKAAEDLRSLTLKIYEKASKHAASRGLILADTKFEFGLINGEITLADEVLTPDSSRYWPAETYNPGGAQPSFDKQYVRDYLESIHWNKQAPAPGLPPEVVEKTKAKYLEAFRLITGRADL; this is translated from the coding sequence ATGAGCCAAGCCCTTCTCCAGACCAGCCTCGGGGACCTTCCCCTTGTCGCGCGCGGCAAGGTCCGCGACATCTATGACCTCGGCAGCCAGCAACTTCTTTTTGTCGCCACGGACCGCATCTCCGCCTTTGATCATGTGCTCGCCACGGGCATTACAGACAAAGGCCGTATCCTCACCCAACTCTCGCTGTTCTGGTTTGACTTGCTGAAGGACATCGTTAAAAACCACCTCATCACCGCAGATACCACACAGTTTCCCTCGTCCTGTCAGCCATACCTCGACCAGTTGACGGGGCGCAGCATGCTGGTGAAGCGCGCTGAGATGTTCCCTGTCGAGTGCGTTGTCCGCGGCTATATTTCGGGGTCCGGCTGGAAGGACTACCGACAGACCGGTTCCATCTGCGGCATCAAGCTCCCCACCGGTCTGCGCGAATCGGACAAGCTTCCCGAGCCTATCTTCACTCCTGCCGCAAAGAACAATGTCGGCCACGATGAAAATATCTCCTTCGAGAAGATGGTCGATACTATCGGCCAAAAAGCCGCCGAAGATCTGCGCTCCCTGACCCTAAAAATCTATGAAAAGGCGAGCAAACACGCGGCCAGCCGGGGATTGATTCTTGCTGATACCAAATTTGAATTTGGGCTTATCAACGGCGAAATCACTCTCGCCGACGAAGTTCTTACTCCCGACTCCTCGCGCTACTGGCCCGCTGAAACCTACAACCCGGGAGGTGCTCAGCCATCCTTCGACAAGCAATACGTCCGCGACTACCTTGAGTCCATTCATTGGAACAAGCAGGCCCCAGCCCCGGGGCTGCCGCCCGAGGTGGTCGAAAAGACAAAAGCCAAATATCTCGAAGCCTTCCGCCTGATTACCGGGCGCGCTGACCTATGA
- a CDS encoding CvpA family protein, producing MNLNYFDWILIAILTWSTIMAFVRGLLLELFGLGGLIAGILLAAWNYPAVASVLGHVITEKAVANVVAFLFIAVVVMILCALVGKALHHTANAIGLGFFDRLLGAVFGYLRGCLLCVAILMAVTAFLPPTTAVAKSSLTPYFLAGAHAVSFVVPHDLRQLILNGAEQLKHTAPDWIKRHE from the coding sequence ATGAATCTGAACTACTTTGACTGGATTTTGATCGCCATCCTGACCTGGTCCACCATCATGGCCTTTGTTCGGGGTCTCCTGCTCGAACTCTTCGGGTTGGGAGGTCTCATTGCCGGAATTCTGCTTGCCGCCTGGAATTACCCGGCGGTGGCGTCCGTCCTTGGACACGTCATTACAGAGAAAGCTGTCGCCAATGTCGTCGCCTTCCTGTTCATCGCCGTCGTCGTGATGATCCTGTGCGCTCTTGTCGGGAAAGCCCTCCATCACACCGCAAACGCTATTGGGCTGGGTTTCTTCGACCGCCTGCTCGGGGCGGTTTTCGGCTATCTTCGGGGCTGCCTGCTCTGCGTGGCTATCCTGATGGCGGTTACGGCATTCCTTCCGCCGACGACGGCTGTCGCAAAATCTTCTTTAACTCCCTATTTCCTTGCCGGGGCTCATGCTGTATCCTTCGTTGTACCTCACGACCTTCGTCAGCTTATTCTGAACGGCGCGGAACAACTCAAGCACACCGCACCCGATTGGATCAAACGGCACGAATAG
- a CDS encoding helix-turn-helix domain-containing protein: MKREMDGLITQMHSAGIPYADAIRQFKKRYILEVLAHHKGNQCKAAEELGMHRNTLSRTLAELDLDTAAIRNGMRRPPSSERPRIQSIASAR; this comes from the coding sequence TTGAAGCGCGAAATGGACGGTCTCATCACGCAGATGCACAGTGCCGGCATCCCCTATGCGGACGCCATTCGCCAGTTCAAGAAGCGCTACATCCTCGAAGTCCTCGCGCATCACAAGGGCAACCAGTGCAAGGCCGCAGAAGAACTTGGCATGCACCGCAATACGCTCAGCCGCACCCTGGCCGAGCTCGATCTTGATACGGCTGCGATCCGTAATGGAATGCGCCGTCCCCCCAGCAGCGAGCGTCCCCGCATCCAAAGCATCGCCAGCGCCCGTTAG
- a CDS encoding ATP-binding protein, protein MAITSEDQRQMRQWQAVLDSAGEGIWGLDLEGRCTFVNRMATKIMGFESEELLGGDIHELVHHHDSEAGRFPVGECPIYDALRRNTPLSNLSDTMFRKDGSTFVVEMSAHPVSVEGEVLGIVVTFSDVTSSRQQEEDLRKARELAEQRTAELNAVIESMPHGVYIATPDGKMRTNRWARTMSGERFPAELKTLEGALAGEASTETVRTPGRWIQSVAAPVLQGGKITGGVAVNTDVTQARLQDEALRKSEKLAAVGQLASSIAHEINNPLESITNLLYLVQKSDSMEEMKEYALIAQQELARVTEITLQTLRFHRQQSKPVQVDLADLLRTVMTLYTGRLLVRRLSVEIKLADSPPVLCLEGEIRQVFNNLLRNALDAMSEGGRLLVRLHRQTNWVSGQKGMRLTVADTGEGISPEMVQHLFEPFQTTKELMGTGLGLWVSKGIVEKHNGHIRARTRRGESHSTVFTVWLPVDGGPNLAAEAN, encoded by the coding sequence ATGGCAATAACATCGGAGGATCAGAGGCAGATGCGGCAATGGCAGGCCGTTCTGGATTCGGCGGGAGAGGGTATCTGGGGCCTGGATCTGGAAGGAAGGTGTACCTTCGTCAACCGCATGGCGACGAAGATCATGGGATTTGAGAGCGAAGAATTGTTGGGAGGGGATATTCATGAGTTGGTGCATCATCACGATTCGGAGGCAGGTCGTTTTCCTGTAGGCGAGTGTCCGATTTACGATGCCTTGCGTCGCAACACACCATTGAGCAATCTCTCGGACACCATGTTCCGCAAAGATGGAAGCACATTTGTTGTGGAGATGTCGGCACATCCGGTCTCGGTTGAGGGAGAAGTGCTGGGGATCGTGGTGACGTTTAGCGATGTGACCTCTTCGAGGCAGCAAGAGGAAGATCTGCGGAAAGCCCGTGAGCTGGCGGAGCAGCGGACGGCGGAGTTGAATGCGGTCATTGAAAGCATGCCGCATGGCGTTTACATTGCCACGCCGGATGGAAAGATGCGAACCAATCGCTGGGCGCGGACGATGAGCGGCGAACGTTTTCCTGCGGAGCTGAAGACATTAGAAGGCGCTTTGGCTGGTGAGGCTTCAACCGAAACCGTGCGGACGCCAGGCCGCTGGATTCAAAGCGTGGCGGCGCCTGTTTTGCAGGGTGGCAAGATCACGGGTGGCGTTGCCGTCAATACAGATGTGACCCAGGCGCGGCTGCAGGATGAGGCATTGCGCAAGTCGGAGAAGCTGGCAGCGGTAGGGCAACTCGCATCGTCGATCGCACACGAAATCAACAACCCGCTGGAGTCGATTACTAACCTGCTCTATCTGGTGCAGAAGTCGGATTCGATGGAAGAGATGAAAGAGTATGCTCTGATCGCACAGCAAGAGCTGGCGCGGGTCACCGAGATCACCTTGCAGACGCTTCGTTTTCATCGACAGCAGAGCAAGCCTGTTCAGGTGGATTTGGCCGATCTGCTGCGAACTGTGATGACTCTTTACACGGGGCGGCTGTTAGTTCGACGACTGAGCGTGGAAATAAAACTGGCCGATTCGCCACCAGTGCTGTGCCTGGAAGGCGAGATCAGGCAGGTTTTTAATAATCTGTTGCGCAACGCGCTGGACGCTATGAGCGAGGGTGGCCGCCTATTGGTCCGGCTGCATCGGCAGACCAACTGGGTGAGTGGCCAGAAGGGGATGCGGCTTACAGTGGCGGATACGGGGGAGGGAATCAGCCCGGAGATGGTGCAACATCTGTTTGAGCCATTTCAGACGACGAAAGAGTTGATGGGGACGGGCTTGGGCTTATGGGTGAGCAAAGGCATCGTGGAAAAGCACAACGGGCATATCAGAGCGAGGACGCGACGCGGAGAGAGCCATAGCACGGTTTTTACTGTGTGGCTCCCAGTCGATGGCGGCCCTAATCTGGCTGCTGAGGCAAATTGA
- the katG gene encoding catalase/peroxidase HPI: MAEQTKTSTEAKCPFHHAAGEGTSNRDWWPSQLNLRILHQHSSLSDPMDKNFNYAEAFKSLDLAAVKKDLLALMTTSQDWWPADFGSYGPLFIRMAWHSAGTYRIGDGRGGAGAGQQRFAPLNSWPDNVSLDKARRLIWPIKQKYGNKISWADLIVLTGNVALESMGFATFGFGGGREDVWEPNEEVYWGTETTWLGGDLRYRKGKNDDEGVLVADEELHGTEKDRTGGGTKERNLENPLAAVQMGLIYVNPEGPDGNPDPIASAHDIRETFARMAMNDEETIALIAGGHTFGKTHGAGPASHVGPEPEAAGLEEQGLGWKNSFGTGKGGDAITSGLEVIWTTKPTQWSNEFFEHLFGYEWELTKSPAGANQWKPKGDGGVGTVPDPHDPSKRRSPSMLTTDLALRFDPDYEKISRRFHENPDQFADAFARAWFKLTHRDMGPRARYLGPEIPAEVLLWQDPVPAVDHKLIDEQDIAALKGKVLASGLTVSQLVSTAWASASTFRGSDKRGGANGARIRLAPQKDWKVNQPEQLEKVLKTLEGIQSEFNGKLTGGKKISLADLIVLAGCAGVEQATRNAGLSGTVPFTPGRTDASQEQTDVDSFAVLEPLADGFRNYLKAKYSVPSESLLIDKAQLLTLTAPELTVLIGGLRVLDTNVGQTKHGVFTKRPEALTNDFFLNLLDMGTEWKPVSDAQDVFEGHDRKTGELKWTGTRIDLLFGSNSQLRALAEVYGSSDAHEKFVHDFVAVWNKVMNLDRFDLA, from the coding sequence ATGGCAGAGCAAACAAAGACATCAACCGAAGCGAAATGCCCGTTCCATCACGCCGCAGGGGAAGGTACATCGAACCGTGACTGGTGGCCGAGCCAGTTGAACCTGAGGATATTGCATCAGCACTCGTCCCTGTCCGATCCGATGGACAAAAACTTTAACTATGCCGAAGCGTTCAAGAGCCTCGACCTGGCAGCCGTGAAAAAGGACCTTCTTGCGCTCATGACGACCTCGCAGGACTGGTGGCCTGCGGATTTTGGCAGCTACGGGCCTCTGTTTATTCGTATGGCGTGGCACAGCGCCGGAACGTACCGCATCGGCGATGGTCGGGGCGGCGCCGGAGCTGGCCAGCAGCGTTTCGCTCCTCTCAACAGTTGGCCCGACAATGTCAGCCTTGATAAGGCGCGCCGCCTGATCTGGCCGATCAAGCAGAAGTACGGCAATAAAATTTCATGGGCCGACCTGATCGTCCTCACTGGAAACGTTGCGCTGGAATCGATGGGCTTTGCGACCTTCGGTTTCGGCGGAGGACGCGAGGACGTCTGGGAGCCAAACGAGGAAGTCTATTGGGGAACCGAGACCACTTGGCTGGGCGGCGATCTTCGCTACCGTAAAGGAAAGAACGATGACGAAGGTGTCCTGGTTGCCGACGAAGAACTGCATGGCACCGAGAAAGATCGTACCGGAGGGGGCACCAAAGAGCGCAATCTGGAGAATCCGCTTGCCGCAGTGCAAATGGGCCTGATCTACGTGAATCCGGAAGGTCCGGATGGCAACCCGGACCCGATTGCCTCGGCCCACGATATTCGAGAGACCTTTGCTCGCATGGCGATGAATGACGAGGAGACCATTGCTCTGATAGCGGGCGGTCATACCTTCGGCAAGACTCACGGTGCTGGCCCTGCCTCCCATGTGGGGCCTGAGCCCGAAGCCGCCGGACTAGAGGAGCAGGGCCTCGGCTGGAAGAACAGCTTTGGCACTGGCAAGGGCGGAGACGCAATCACAAGCGGCCTGGAAGTTATCTGGACGACCAAGCCGACACAATGGAGCAACGAGTTCTTTGAACACCTGTTTGGCTACGAATGGGAGCTGACCAAGAGCCCGGCCGGGGCAAATCAGTGGAAGCCGAAGGGTGACGGAGGTGTAGGTACTGTGCCTGATCCGCATGACCCGTCAAAGCGCCGCTCGCCGTCAATGCTGACCACGGATCTTGCTCTGCGCTTCGATCCTGATTATGAAAAAATTTCGAGGCGCTTCCACGAGAATCCAGACCAGTTTGCCGATGCCTTCGCCCGCGCATGGTTCAAGCTGACGCACCGCGACATGGGACCGCGCGCGCGCTATCTCGGTCCGGAAATTCCAGCCGAAGTACTCCTCTGGCAAGATCCTGTTCCCGCGGTCGATCACAAGCTGATTGATGAGCAGGACATTGCCGCGCTCAAGGGCAAGGTTCTTGCTTCGGGATTGACGGTCTCGCAACTGGTTTCGACCGCCTGGGCGTCAGCATCCACCTTTCGTGGCTCCGACAAGCGTGGCGGCGCAAACGGCGCCCGTATCCGTCTCGCTCCGCAGAAGGACTGGAAGGTCAACCAACCTGAGCAACTGGAGAAGGTGTTGAAGACGCTCGAAGGTATTCAGAGCGAATTCAACGGAAAGCTGACTGGCGGCAAGAAGATCTCACTCGCCGACCTGATCGTCCTGGCCGGTTGTGCAGGTGTCGAGCAGGCAACCAGGAATGCCGGTCTCAGCGGGACCGTTCCCTTTACGCCGGGACGCACGGACGCCTCGCAGGAGCAGACCGATGTAGACTCCTTCGCTGTGCTCGAGCCGCTCGCGGACGGCTTCCGCAACTATCTCAAAGCCAAATACAGCGTACCGTCCGAGTCGCTGCTGATCGATAAGGCCCAATTACTGACACTGACCGCTCCTGAACTGACAGTACTCATTGGCGGCCTGCGTGTCCTGGATACCAACGTCGGACAGACAAAGCATGGCGTCTTCACCAAGCGGCCGGAGGCGCTGACCAACGACTTCTTCCTCAACCTGCTCGATATGGGAACGGAGTGGAAGCCGGTCTCAGATGCTCAGGACGTCTTTGAAGGACACGACCGTAAAACTGGAGAACTCAAGTGGACCGGCACACGCATCGATCTTCTCTTCGGTTCCAATTCGCAGCTTCGAGCACTTGCCGAAGTCTACGGAAGTTCGGACGCGCACGAGAAGTTCGTCCATGACTTTGTAGCGGTCTGGAACAAGGTGATGAATCTTGATCGTTTCGACCTGGCTTGA
- a CDS encoding LysR family transcriptional regulator, with the protein MEFNQLRYVCAIAETGSFSRAAERCHVAQPSLSQQVLKLEEDLGAKLFDRLGRSIRLTEAGRAFLPHARSILHQMEAARTGVEDKRTDVRGSVAAGVIPTIAPYLLPRYTASFAKKYPEARLRIVEETTPVLVESLRNLSIDLAVLALPLRHKEFELFPLRTEPLFAVLPKDHPRAYQKSLSLKDLRGEPFVMLRDGHCFRDLSVAACARARVAPRIVFESGQFSSLLGMVAAGIGVSLVPEMAIDPNAPCRYVRLSDTRATRTIVAAVLRGRSFNRVQQAFLSGLTN; encoded by the coding sequence ATGGAATTCAATCAGCTTCGATACGTTTGCGCCATCGCCGAAACTGGCAGTTTCAGCCGTGCTGCCGAGCGCTGCCATGTAGCGCAGCCTTCGCTCTCGCAGCAGGTACTCAAACTTGAAGAAGATTTAGGGGCAAAACTCTTCGACCGGCTCGGTCGCAGCATCCGACTTACTGAAGCGGGACGCGCCTTCCTGCCTCATGCTCGCTCCATCCTGCATCAGATGGAAGCCGCTCGAACCGGCGTTGAAGACAAGCGTACCGATGTACGCGGAAGCGTTGCGGCCGGCGTCATTCCCACCATTGCGCCCTATCTCCTGCCACGCTATACGGCATCGTTTGCAAAGAAATATCCTGAAGCCCGGCTGCGCATCGTCGAAGAGACCACGCCCGTGCTGGTCGAAAGTTTGCGCAATCTCTCTATCGACCTCGCCGTTCTTGCCCTGCCGTTGCGTCACAAAGAGTTTGAGTTGTTTCCTCTTCGCACCGAACCGCTCTTCGCTGTGCTGCCGAAAGACCATCCCCGCGCCTATCAGAAATCGCTCTCCCTCAAAGACCTTCGCGGTGAGCCATTTGTCATGTTGCGCGACGGCCACTGCTTCCGCGATCTTAGCGTAGCTGCCTGCGCCCGTGCGCGCGTCGCTCCGCGCATTGTTTTTGAGAGTGGTCAATTCAGCAGCCTGCTTGGCATGGTTGCCGCAGGGATCGGTGTTTCGCTTGTGCCCGAAATGGCAATTGACCCTAATGCGCCCTGCCGCTATGTGCGCCTCAGCGACACACGCGCCACGCGCACCATCGTAGCCGCCGTTCTGCGTGGGCGCAGCTTTAACCGCGTCCAGCAGGCCTTTTTGTCGGGGCTCACAAATTAG
- a CDS encoding tetratricopeptide repeat protein, with the protein MEDKFKGGLQHIPAVGALSLHSTRSSIIARGRRDAANVASNPHYRQAVADYNVHNFIEAAASFRLAAEQGHAESQYLLSTMYDAAQGVPQDDTQAAYWECKAAEQGHAYAQANLSFRYYAANNFTEAFAWCQRAAHSNLAWAQYNLGLMYRKGEGVPQSDAEAAHWYRLAATQNFPEAQQKLADLYYTGQGVPLSYAQAAAWYRKAADHGNAEAQFQMGHLYAIGQGVEHDYTQSRHWTRQAALQGHDQALRELKRREYRDP; encoded by the coding sequence ATGGAAGATAAATTCAAAGGCGGCCTGCAGCACATTCCTGCCGTCGGCGCGCTGTCGCTCCATTCCACGCGCTCCAGCATCATCGCCCGCGGCCGCCGCGACGCCGCTAACGTAGCCTCTAACCCGCACTACCGGCAGGCCGTAGCCGACTACAACGTCCACAACTTCATCGAAGCCGCGGCCAGTTTCCGACTCGCCGCCGAGCAAGGACACGCCGAGTCGCAGTATCTCCTCAGCACGATGTACGACGCGGCGCAGGGCGTGCCGCAAGACGACACCCAGGCGGCCTACTGGGAGTGCAAGGCCGCTGAACAGGGCCACGCCTACGCGCAGGCCAACCTCAGCTTCCGTTATTACGCAGCCAACAACTTTACTGAAGCTTTTGCATGGTGCCAGCGCGCTGCCCACAGTAACCTTGCCTGGGCGCAATACAACCTCGGCCTCATGTATCGAAAAGGGGAAGGGGTCCCGCAAAGCGATGCCGAAGCTGCCCACTGGTATCGGCTGGCCGCCACCCAAAATTTTCCCGAAGCCCAGCAGAAGCTAGCCGACCTTTACTACACCGGCCAAGGCGTCCCACTCAGCTACGCGCAGGCTGCCGCGTGGTATCGCAAGGCCGCCGATCACGGCAACGCCGAGGCCCAGTTCCAGATGGGCCACCTCTACGCCATCGGCCAGGGTGTAGAGCACGACTACACTCAGTCCCGCCACTGGACTCGTCAGGCTGCTCTTCAAGGACACGACCAGGCACTCCGCGAACTCAAGCGCCGCGAATACCGCGACCCATAA
- a CDS encoding MFS transporter produces MRNPLSRTFRALENFNFRLWTAGGLVSNIGTWMQRVAQDWIVLTQLTHHDATAVGIVTGLQFAPQLLLLPWSGLAADRFNQRKLLMLTQASMGVLATALGGLTILGYVRLWHVYVFAFVFGTAAALDAPVRQTFVGELVGDEQLPNAVALNSTSFFVGQMIGPAVAGLVIAKIGTGWAFLLNGLSFGAVLLSMYLLRVQDLRTNARASRGSGGFIEGLRYVWDRPDLRSIVVMLFLIGTFGFNFPIFISTMAVSVFHTDARGFGLLSSIMAIGTMSGALLAAGRDKPNFGSLLFGTGVFGIGCMLAAFSAGYWWFAAALTVIGVAALTFTNATNSMMQLSTKPTMRGRVMAIRVGVALGGTSIGAPIVGWVANRFGPRWALGVGASSGFAAALVAIYVLTRRTRLNHADLA; encoded by the coding sequence ATGAGGAATCCGCTCTCCAGAACTTTCCGCGCTCTGGAGAACTTCAACTTCCGCTTATGGACGGCAGGCGGTTTGGTATCGAACATCGGAACCTGGATGCAGCGTGTGGCACAAGACTGGATCGTGCTGACGCAACTGACCCACCATGATGCGACTGCCGTCGGCATTGTCACGGGCCTGCAGTTCGCTCCACAGTTGCTGTTGCTGCCCTGGAGCGGTTTGGCAGCGGACCGTTTCAACCAGCGCAAGCTGTTGATGTTGACACAAGCATCCATGGGTGTGCTTGCGACCGCTCTGGGGGGCTTGACGATCCTGGGTTACGTCCGGCTTTGGCATGTGTATGTGTTTGCCTTTGTTTTTGGCACTGCTGCGGCGCTGGATGCACCAGTGCGGCAAACCTTTGTTGGTGAGCTGGTGGGTGACGAACAACTGCCTAATGCCGTCGCACTCAACTCGACCTCGTTCTTCGTCGGCCAGATGATCGGCCCGGCTGTGGCCGGTCTGGTCATCGCAAAGATCGGGACCGGCTGGGCATTTCTCCTAAACGGGCTGTCCTTCGGCGCTGTTCTGCTCTCCATGTATCTGCTGCGCGTCCAGGACCTCAGGACAAATGCAAGAGCTTCCCGCGGATCCGGAGGGTTCATCGAAGGACTCCGTTATGTATGGGATCGGCCTGACCTGCGATCAATCGTAGTTATGCTCTTTCTGATCGGGACATTCGGTTTCAATTTCCCGATCTTCATCTCCACCATGGCGGTGAGTGTTTTCCATACCGATGCGCGCGGATTCGGTTTGCTGTCGTCGATCATGGCGATTGGCACAATGAGCGGGGCGCTTCTGGCTGCCGGACGCGACAAGCCAAATTTTGGGTCGCTCCTCTTCGGTACCGGAGTCTTTGGAATCGGTTGTATGCTTGCTGCGTTCTCTGCTGGATATTGGTGGTTCGCTGCGGCCCTCACGGTGATTGGGGTGGCCGCCCTCACCTTCACGAACGCGACGAACAGTATGATGCAGCTTTCGACCAAGCCCACCATGCGCGGTCGCGTGATGGCGATTCGTGTGGGCGTGGCGCTCGGCGGAACATCGATAGGGGCGCCCATCGTGGGATGGGTGGCAAACCGCTTCGGTCCCCGGTGGGCACTTGGCGTAGGCGCGTCATCAGGCTTTGCCGCGGCCCTGGTTGCGATATATGTCCTGACGCGGCGAACCAGACTGAACCATGCCGATCTCGCCTAA
- a CDS encoding isochorismatase family protein, with the protein MPVITLDQKTALIVVDLQKGIINSPLIHPIAGVIERTCALLDAFREYDLPVVLVNVSGGAPGRTEQPRRFSTFPEGFSDLIPELDRQPTDIVVTKRTWGAFASTDLEAQLKAKGVTQVVVTGVATGTGVEATARQAYEQGFNVTLALDAMTDVRPEAHEYSLTSVFPRLGETGSTQDILNLLATRSA; encoded by the coding sequence ATGCCCGTTATAACGCTTGATCAAAAGACCGCCCTTATTGTCGTAGATCTTCAGAAAGGGATTATCAACTCGCCCTTGATCCATCCGATTGCTGGTGTCATTGAGAGAACCTGCGCCTTGCTTGATGCCTTTCGTGAGTATGATCTCCCGGTCGTTCTGGTCAATGTCTCAGGAGGTGCACCAGGTCGGACGGAGCAGCCGCGCCGTTTCTCAACGTTCCCGGAGGGATTCAGCGATCTGATTCCGGAGCTGGATCGCCAGCCCACCGACATCGTGGTAACGAAACGGACATGGGGCGCGTTTGCGAGTACGGACCTGGAAGCGCAACTGAAGGCCAAGGGAGTAACGCAGGTTGTTGTCACGGGCGTGGCAACCGGAACCGGCGTCGAAGCCACTGCTCGACAGGCATACGAGCAGGGATTTAACGTCACGCTTGCCCTCGATGCCATGACCGATGTGCGCCCCGAAGCGCACGAGTACAGCCTTACAAGCGTCTTTCCCCGTCTCGGAGAAACGGGCTCAACCCAGGACATTCTTAACCTGCTGGCGACGAGGAGCGCATGA
- a CDS encoding MarR family winged helix-turn-helix transcriptional regulator: MFVLYLYSLPVQINCIYGILSSMNNRASPSPAERSSALAAELRAIFGKLKRKLREQGGQSDLTPSQVSVLLRLEKDGPAAVSSLARAEGMRPQSMSAIITSLLEAGLVSDSPDPNDRRQTLMSLSRKCQKLLRDGRAARQDWLTTTIQKKLSSQEQEKLAAAVNLLARLIED, from the coding sequence ATGTTCGTGCTTTATCTGTACAGTCTACCTGTACAGATAAACTGTATTTATGGCATACTGAGTTCTATGAATAATCGGGCGAGTCCTTCTCCGGCCGAGCGAAGCTCTGCACTTGCGGCAGAGCTTCGGGCAATCTTTGGCAAACTCAAGCGGAAGCTGCGTGAACAGGGTGGGCAGAGCGATTTGACGCCTTCGCAAGTCTCCGTTCTGCTTCGTCTTGAGAAAGACGGCCCTGCGGCGGTATCGAGCCTGGCTAGAGCTGAGGGAATGCGTCCTCAGTCGATGAGCGCCATCATCACGTCGTTGTTGGAAGCCGGATTGGTGAGTGACTCTCCGGACCCGAACGACAGACGGCAGACCTTGATGTCACTCTCCCGGAAATGCCAGAAGTTGCTCAGGGATGGTCGTGCCGCGAGACAGGATTGGCTCACAACGACTATTCAGAAGAAACTCTCCTCCCAAGAGCAGGAAAAGCTTGCTGCTGCCGTCAACTTGCTCGCGCGCCTCATTGAAGACTGA
- a CDS encoding SDR family oxidoreductase produces the protein MRIFVTGAPGFIGSELVPELIKAGHSVLGLTRSDVGAEKLRAAGAEVLHGNIEDLDSLRKGAADSDGVIHLAFNHDFSQFEKNAADERNAIAALGEVLVGSNRPFVVTSGTAMAANVDGKPSTEDGPSASWNPRAASEAVVKEFTERGVKTSIVRLAQIHDTRKQGLVPYVTAAARAKRVSPYIGDGSNRWPAAHVSDVARLYHLAFEKAEPGAIYHAVDEEGVSMKAIAEALGRGLKVPVVSIKPEETEAHFGWLARFAGHDMPSSSAITRQKLNWTPTGPGLITDLDNMDYTQS, from the coding sequence ATGCGTATCTTTGTAACTGGAGCGCCCGGCTTTATCGGGTCGGAGCTTGTACCGGAGTTGATCAAAGCGGGGCACAGCGTGCTGGGACTGACGCGCTCGGACGTCGGTGCCGAAAAGCTGCGCGCGGCGGGAGCCGAGGTGCTGCATGGAAATATCGAGGACCTCGACAGCCTGCGCAAGGGCGCAGCCGATTCCGATGGCGTGATCCACCTGGCCTTCAACCATGACTTCTCACAGTTTGAGAAGAACGCCGCAGACGAACGCAACGCAATCGCGGCGCTGGGAGAGGTATTGGTGGGGTCGAACCGACCGTTTGTGGTCACCTCGGGTACGGCGATGGCAGCCAATGTGGACGGCAAACCCTCGACGGAGGATGGCCCGTCCGCGTCCTGGAACCCTCGCGCGGCCTCGGAAGCGGTGGTGAAGGAGTTCACTGAGCGCGGCGTGAAGACCTCCATCGTTCGTTTGGCGCAGATTCACGACACACGCAAGCAGGGACTCGTACCGTATGTTACAGCGGCAGCGCGCGCGAAGCGTGTGTCGCCCTACATCGGCGACGGCAGCAATCGCTGGCCCGCGGCGCACGTCTCCGATGTGGCGCGCTTGTACCACCTGGCTTTTGAAAAGGCGGAGCCGGGCGCGATCTACCACGCAGTTGACGAGGAGGGCGTGTCCATGAAGGCCATCGCCGAGGCGTTGGGTCGTGGGCTGAAGGTGCCGGTGGTCAGCATCAAGCCCGAGGAGACGGAAGCGCACTTCGGCTGGCTTGCCCGCTTCGCTGGCCATGATATGCCATCTTCAAGCGCGATTACTCGGCAGAAACTGAACTGGACGCCGACAGGCCCTGGCTTGATCACCGACCTGGACAATATGGACTACACGCAGTCCTAA